The following coding sequences lie in one Primulina huaijiensis isolate GDHJ02 chromosome 2, ASM1229523v2, whole genome shotgun sequence genomic window:
- the LOC140960897 gene encoding protein VACUOLELESS GAMETOPHYTES-like encodes MAPVPKKSIIDDHFTHPGHSLTPIDNDREYLCDGCKTMGSGKRFRCIVGCDFDMHEYCRTCPRKLSNFMHQHELSLVMRKAESQRQVDRICNVCLDPVEGLFYRCKECEFDVHPLCTQLPQQLHHALHKAHFLTLKSSKTPGFCAVCKGACSGWRYRCGACNFDIHLECVLVPIVPCPKQQSAAGTQQRGIPMFDQGIPYHPPPQFASYFGYGFPYYGQPGYNHFQPGYMMQPGYSHGMYMHSTSFLPQTHQVAASNGGSRPGKSMFSLVGQLGFGVLSNMIFGVDLTSFI; translated from the coding sequence ATGGCTCCTGTACCAAAGAAATCCATCATAGACGACCATTTCACCCATCCGGGCCATTCACTAACCCCGATAGATAACGATCGAGAATACTTGTGCGATGGATGCAAGACCATGGGTAGCGGAAAACGATTCCGATGCATCGTCGGTTGCGATTTCGATATGCACGAATACTGCCGCACCTGCCCTCGTAAACTCTCCAACTTCATGCACCAACATGAACTCAGCCTGGTGATGCGGAAGGCCGAAAGCCAGCGCCAGGtcgatcgaatatgcaacgtgtGCTTGGACCCTGTCGAGGGCCTGTTCTACCGCTGCAAAGAATGCGAGTTCGACGTGCATCCTCTGTGCACTCAGTTGCCACAACAGCTGCACCATGCTCTTCACAAGGCCCACTTTCTTACCCTCAAATCGTCAAAAACTCCAGGGTTCTGCGCCGTCTGTAAGGGAGCGTGCAGCGGCTGGAGATACAGGTGCGGAGCCTGTAACTTCGACATCCATTTGGAATGCGTGCTGGTGCCTATCGTGCCATGCCCAAAACAGCAAAGCGCAGCAGGTACACAACAGCGGGGTATTCCCATGTTCGATCAAGGGATCCCTTACCATCCGCCGCCGCAGTTCGCGTCTTACTTCGGCTACGGGTTCCCGTATTACGGTCAACCTGGTTATAACCATTTCCAGCCAGGCTATATGATGCAACCTGGATATTCGCACGGCATGTATATGCATTCGACCAGTTTTTTGCCACAAACGCATCAAGTGGCTGCAAGTAATGGGGGCTCGCGGCCAGGGAAATCGATGTTTTCTCTTGTTGGGCAGCTTGGATTTGGAGTGCTTTCGAATATGATATTTGGAGTGGATTTGACATCTTTCATTTGA
- the LOC140960904 gene encoding delta-1-pyrroline-5-carboxylate synthase-like translates to MDPTRAFVKNVKRVVFKVGTAVVTRDDGRLAVGRVGAIFEQLEALNSLGYEIVLVTSGAVGAGRQRLKYRKLINSSFADLQKPQIEIDGKACAAVGQNGLMALYDSLFSQLDITSSQLLVTDNDFKSSDFRAQLCQTVNSLLSLRSIPIFNENDAISTRRAPYEDSTGIFWDNDSLAALLALELKADLLVLLSDVEGLYSGPPSDPNSKMISTYVKQKHQGVITFGDKSRVGRGGMYAKVKAAVSAADAGTPVVITSGFVANNISKVMDGQRVGTLFHRDAHKWETLNEFGAHELAIAARECSMHLQCMSSEERRKILLCVADALEEKETLIRDENAADIRAAHEAGYDEALISRLVLSHAKISSLAKSVRTIADMQEPIGRLLKRTELADGLILEKTTSPLGVLLIIFESRPDALVQIASLAIRSGNGLLLKGGKEARRSNAILHKVITAAIPDMVGEKLIGLVTSKEDIPDLLKLDDVIDLVIPRGSNRLVSQIKSSTKIPVLGHSDGICHVYVDKSANMEMARHIIVDSKLDYPAACNAMETLLIHHDLSSSDGFQELVLELKHEGVTLYGGPRASSVLNLEEVRSFHHEYNARACTIEIVDDVEAAIDHIRKHGSGHTECIVAEDKEVAEYFLSQVDSAAVFHNASTRFCDGMRFGLGAEVGISTSKIHARGPVGVEGLLTTRWLLRGNGHIVKGDNGVEYTHKNHDLNQREVEN, encoded by the exons ATGGATCCGACGAGAGCTTTTGTGAAGAACGTAAAGCGCGTGGTTTTTAAG GTTGGGACAGCCGTGGTTACACGAGATGATGGAAGATTGGCAGTTGGCAGAGTAGGAGCCATCTTTGAGCAG CTCGAAGCATTGAACTCTCTAGGCTACGAAATAGTTTTAGTGACATCTGGTGCTGTTGGAGCTGGTCGACAAAGGCTGAAGTATAGGAAATTAATCAACAGCAG TTTTGCCGACTTACAGAAACCACAAATCGAAATAGATGGAAAAGCGTGTGCAGCAGTTGGACAGAATGGTCTTATGGCTCTATATGATTCTTTATTCAGTCAG TTGGACATAACTTCATCTCAACTTCTAGTCACGGACAATGATTTTAAAAGTTCAGATTTCAGAGCTCAACTTTGTCAAACAGTGAATTCATTGTTATCCCTGAGAAGCATTCCGATCTTCAACGAAAACGATGCAATCAGTACTAGAAGAGCTCCGTATGAG GATTCAACTGGTATCTTTTGGGATAATGATAGTTTGGCAGCGTTATTGGCGCTTGAACTAAAAGCTGATCTTCTGGTATTGTTGAGTGATGTGGAGGGCCTTTACAGTGGCCCTCCAAGTGATCCAAACTCGAAGATGATAAGTACATACGTCAAACAAAAACATCAAGGGGTGATAACATTTGGAGATAAATCTAGGGTCGGAAGAGGAGGAATGTATGCTAAAGTAAAGGCTGCTGTCAGTGCAGCTGATGCTGGTACACCAGTTGTCATAACCAG TGGCTTTGTTGCTAACAATATTTCCAAAGTGATGGATGGACAACGAGTTGGTACTCTCTTTCACAGAGATGCACATAAATGGGAAACACTTAACGAGTTTGGTGCACATGAATTGGCCATCGCAGCAAGAGAGTGTTCCATGCACTTACAG TGCATGTCTTCAGAagagaggagaaaaattttgttGTGTGTTGCAGATGCATTAGAGGAAAAAGAAACTCTCATAAGAGATGAGAATGCTGCTGATATTCGTGCTGCTCATGAGGCTGGATATGATGAGGCGTTAATTTCCCGCTTAGTTCTGAGTCATGCAAAG ATATCTTCCCTGGCAAAGTCTGTTCGTACCATTGCAGATATGCAAGAACCCATCGGTCGCTTATTGAAGAGAACTGAG CTTGCAGATGGACTCATCTTAGAGAAAACGACAAGTCCATTAGGAGTTCTATTGATCATTTTTGAGTCCCGACCCGATGCGCTAGTTCAG ATAGCTTCACTGGCAATTCGTAGTGGGAATGGACTGCTTCTGAAAGGAGGAAAAGAAGCTAGGCGCTCAAACGCAATTCTTCACAAG GTAATCACTGCAGCCATTCCTGATATGGTTGGTGAAAAACTCATCGGGCTCGTGACTTCAAAAGAGGATATTCCAGATTTGTTAAAG CTTGATGATGTAATAGATCTTGTGATTCCAAGAGGAAGCAATAGACTTGTTTCTCAGATAAAAAGCTCCACGAAAATTCCAGTTCTTGGTCATTCTG ATGGAATTTGCCATGTTTATGTTGATAAATCTGCGAATATGGAAATGGCGAGGCACATCATAGTGGATTCAAAGCTTGATTATCCTGCTGCCTGTAATGCAATG GAAACACTTCTCATTCACCATGATTTATCAAGCAGCGACGGTTTCCAGGAGCTTGTTCTGGAACTTAAACATGAAG GTGTTACCCTTTATGGTGGACCAAGAGCAAGTTCAGTTTTAAACCTTGAAGAGGTTCGGTCATTTCATCATGAGTACAACGCAAGGGCTTGCACTATTGAAATCGTGGATGATGTGGAAGCTGCCATTGATCACATACGTAAACACGGAAG TGGCCACACTGAATGCATTGTTGCTGAAGATAAAGAAGTAGCTGAATATTTCTTAAGTCAAGTTGACAG TGCTGCAGTTTTTCACAATGCAAGCACAAGATTCTGTGATGGTATGCGCTTTGGGCTTGGGGCAGAG GTTGGAATAAGCACAAGCAAGATTCATGCTCGAGGTCCTGTAGGAGTTGAAGGACTTCTAACAACAAGATG GCTACTAAGAGGAAATGGACATATTGTGAAGGGGGATAATGGGGTCGAGTATACACACAAGAATCATGACCTTAATCAGAGAGAGGTTGAAAACTAG
- the LOC140971115 gene encoding probable anion transporter 5: MKNAYFPKRYVIVFLTFICTCVCYIERVGFSIAYTAAADAAGINQSSKGMILSTFYYGYACSQVPGGWAAQKIGGRRVLLLSFVLWSLTCAFVPLDPNQVSVLVIARLLVGVAQGFIFPSIHTILAQWVPPHERSRSVSLTTSGMYFGAAVGMLVLPSLVKFRDPQFVFVIEAALGAIWSLLWFKYSNDPPRSDHPKAAAAGFGESFLPIMRNENAILENGGHSVRTSKIPWKRIMCSLPIWAIVVNNFTFHYALYVLMNWLPTYFELGLQLSLQEMGSSKMMPYLNMFLFLNIGGVIADHLITRNILSVTRTRKLLNTVGFMASSFALMALPLFRTADGVVLCSSVALGFLALGRAGFAVNHMDVAPRYAGIVMGISNTAGTLAGIVGVGLTGRLLEAAKAAQLDLSSPDSWTTVFVIPGSLCIFSALMFLLLSTGERIFD, from the coding sequence ATGAAGAATGCATATTTCCCAAAGCGCTACGTGATAGTATTTTTGACATTTATCTGCACATGTGTCTGTTACATAGAACGTGTGGGTTTCTCCATTGCATATACTGCTGCTGCTGATGCAGCGGGGATAAACCAATCAAGCAAGGGCATGATACTTTCAACATTCTACTATGGGTATGCATGTTCTCAAGTTCCTGGTGGTTGGGCAGCTCAGAAAATAGGGGGGAGGCGTGTTCTGCTTCTTTCATTTGTTTTATGGTCTCTGACTTGCGCTTTCGTTCCACTAGACCCTAATCAAGTTTCAGTCCTGGTCATAGCCCGCTTGCTAGTTGGAGTTGCCCAAGGCTTCATTTTTCCTTCCATTCACACCATTCTAGCACAGTGGGTGCCACCGCATGAGAGGTCGAGATCTGTTTCCCTAACCACCTCAGGGATGTATTTTGGTGCAGCTGTTGGGATGCTTGTTCTCCCAAGTCTCGTCAAATTTCGGGATCCACAATTTGTATTTGTTATCGAAGCTGCTTTAGGTGCCATATGGTCTCTACTGTGGTTCAAGTATTCCAATGACCCTCCTCGTTCGGATCATCCAAAGGCTGCAGCTGCTGGTTTTGGGGAATCCTTTCTACCCATCATGAGGAATGAAAATGCAATACTCGAAAATGGAGGACATTCTGTTAGAACATCAAAAATTCCGTGGAAGAGAATCATGTGCAGCTTGCCAATTTGGGCAATAGTGGTAAATAATTTCACTTTCCATTATGCTCTTTATGTACTCATGAATTGGCTCCCGACATATTTTGAACTGGGACTCCAGCTAAGCCTACAAGAAATGGGTTCCTCTAAGATGATGCCTTATCTCAACATGTTTCTTTTCTTAAATATTGGTGGGGTGATTGCAGATCACTTGATCACGAGGAATATTTTGTCAGTGACTAGAACGAGAAAGCTTTTAAACACTGTGGGATTCATGGCATCCTCTTTTGCGCTGATGGCTCTTCCCTTGTTCAGAACAGCCGATGGGGTAGTGTTGTGTTCTTCTGTGGCTCTCGGTTTCTTGGCACTCGGAAGAGCTGGATTTGCAGTGAATCACATGGATGTTGCTCCGAGATATGCAGGGATAGTTATGGGGATCTCTAATACAGCTGGTACCTTAGCTGGAATAGTTGGGGTTGGTCTAACTGGCAGACTTCTGGAAGCTGCCAAGGCGGCTCAGTTGGATTTATCGAGTCCTGATAGCTGGACAACAGTTTTTGTAATCCCAGGTTCACTCTGTATATTCAGTGCGCTGATGTTTCTTCTACTGTCAACGGGAGAGAGGATTTTTGACTGA
- the LOC140960915 gene encoding heparanase-like protein 3 — MSMFKFLGLSCWLYFGSSISLKAAVPIVNGTIRINGSVPIGTTDEDFICATMDWWPPTKCDYGTCSWGNASLLNLDLSNKMLLNAIQAFSPLKIRLGGTLQDKVIYQIIDDPTPCKQFVKNNSELFGFTQGCLTMSRWDELNNFFKRAKAKVIFGLNALNGRTIASDGTCSGAWNSSNAETLMRHTVNKGYNIHGWELGNELSGSGVGASVAAEQYATDVINLQKVVEDIYKSFETKPLVLGPGGFFDTEWYTKFINGASQSLEVVTHHIYNLGPGVDDHLTDKILDPSYLDRESQQLRSLQQILNNSGASTVAWVGEAGGAYNSGRNLVTNAFVFSFWYLDQLGMASSYDTKSYCRQSLIGGNYGLLDTVTFMPNPDYYRHAYN; from the exons ATGTccatgttcaaatttttggggtTGAGCTGCTGGCTCTACTTTGGAAGCAGCATTTCTTTGAAAGCAGCGGTTCCCATTGTTAATGGAACCATTCGTATTAATGGGTCTGTCCCGATAGGAACCACCGACGAAGATTTCATATGTGCTACAATGGATTGGTGGCCTCCCACCAAATGTGATTATGGAACTTGTAGTTGGGGCAATGCTTCACTTCTCAATCTG GACCTAAGCAACAAGATGTTGCTAAACGCTATCCAAG CTTTTTCTCCACTAAAAATAAGGCTTGGTGGAACTCTACAAGACAAGGTGATATACCAAATTATAGATGATCCCACACCATGTAAACAATTTGTTAAGAACAACTCAGAGTTGTTCGGATTTACCCAAGGTTGCTTGACGATGTCCCGGTGGGATGAGCTAAATAACTTTTTCAAAAGGGCCAA AGCAAAGGTTATCTTTGGTTTGAACGCACTAAACGGGCGAACTATTGCTTCCGATGGAACTTGTTCAGGAGCATGGAATTCCAGTAATGCAGAAACTCTTATGAGGCACACTGTGAATAAAGGATACAATATTCATGGCTGGGAGCTTG GAAATGAACTGAGTGGCAGTGGAGTTGGAGCAAGTGTAGCGGCAGAACAATATGCAACAGATGTCATCAATCTTCAAAAAGTAGTGGAAGATATCTACAAAAGCTTTGAGACTAAGCCGTTGGTTCTTGGACCAGGAGGATTCTTTGATACAGAATGGTACACAAAATTCATAAATGGAGCATCACAATCACTTGAGGTGGTCACACACCATATTTACAATCTTGGTCCAG GTGTGGATGATCACCTGACAGACAAGATACTCGATCCATCGTACCTAGACCGCGAATCCCAGCAGCTGAGGAGTTTGCAGCAAATTCTCAACAACTCCGGCGCTTCAACTGTTGCGTGGGTCGGTGAAGCTGGTGGGGCGTATAACAGTGGTCGCAATCTCGTCACCAATGCATTTGTGTTCAGCTTTTG GTATCTCGATCAGCTAGGGATGGCTTCTTCTTATGATACCAAATCATACTGCAGGCAGTCACTGATCGGTGGAAACTATGGTCTACTCGACACGGTCACCTTCATGCCAAATCCTGACTACTACAGGCATGCTTATAACTAA